The Primulina huaijiensis isolate GDHJ02 chromosome 9, ASM1229523v2, whole genome shotgun sequence genomic interval ttaattttttttttggaatttggaAAAGTTTTTCAATTGTGAAAAGACATAATTATCTTTTACATATTTACTTATTCTCATTATCAAATATACATGTGGTACTTTCAcattttttcaattaattaataattaatactaaTTAACCAAATTTACAGTTatggttttatgtttttgacttTCTCTTGTTGCTTTtctttcattattatttttaatcatgacaTATTGTATtctatttcattttaaaaaaaaatttttttatttcattttatttataccTATAAAAATATGAATGATGCAAAAAATTTCTATTTGTAAGCGGGCGGGAGAAAATAAACTTGAGTTATGTTTATATTTTAGTTTGTACGTAGCAAAGTAAAACATCTCCATGTTCTTAAAAGTTTGagctaatttaaaaaatcactATTAAATTTACTTAGTATTaattattttctcattttaataattttcttgtacttttatttaaattctaaattaaattaattgtgATATTTATTGGGctcattttaataaattttttggaaTTTGGAAAAGTTTTTCAATTGTTAACAGACATAATTACCCTTCACATATTTACTTCTTCTCATTATCGACCGATAGATGTGGTACTTTCACATTtgtctattaattaataattaatactaaTTAGCCACAATTTACGGTTATGATTTAGTGTTTTTGATTTTCTCCCGTTGCTTttctttcattatatatatatatatatatatatatatatattgggcTCATTCATATCTGctatttttctttataaattGACTTCATTACTAAAAAGATTTTGGTATGCGCGGttgaatatgattattttacatAACATTGTTTGTCTTTTTGTTGTTCAAATGTAGACAAATTGTTATCTATGTGAATTTTTGTTGAATAAGATAAAAATGTGCAAATTTGAGTTGAAAGAATGTAACTAGAATAATTTGGTGTAGATATTTATTTAACTAATATgacaattatttgatttataattaaatgattataagTTAATGTAAGACCGAGCGCTTgctgctttaccaaaagctatagctggtggtaatagtgcaactcaaatcttttaaaccgtacagcagctcaagcaccatggttcgatcgctctaccaagcagggacaattattgcacccaacaatctccctcccaataattgtactcattgcaatcaatgagaatcgaacacgtgaccttggctctgataccaattgtaggatcgagcgcttgctgctttaccaaaagctatagctggtggtaatggtgcaactcaaatcttttaaaccgtacaacagctcaagcaccatggttcgatcgctctaccaagcagagacaattattacacccaacAGTTAATTAGGAGAATATATGCATTATGTTTTTTGATTAGGAGAGTAtatgcattatttttttatttatgattatttaatattgtTAATGTGGATGTAAGTCAAACAAATTAATTTGTAATGGTTTGGATACTATTAAATTTACATTCGACTCTTCAGTTGTGATTGCATTGTATGTGTTTACtatttaatttatgttatttatttattttatatttgttatattaaatttatattttcatttcattataatataaatatttttcctgaaaaattaaatataataattatcattttaattaacTTTAGTTgtcaaattgtgaaaatttcaaatcatctatATAAATCGAAAGACTCCTTAGggacatatatttaaaattttattatcataaGACATATATGAAAATTGTAttctatataatttttattttattaactttAATTTTCTAACATAATTTAGTCTCAGGTTGATGGGTCAATGACCAAGAATGTCAATAAATGCTAATATTAATCACGATTTAAATTTCACAACCATTATTTCTCTTTATAATTTGTTTGAAACTCACAAAGACTATAACTTATTGTAATTGTtgtttggattatttgtaaattgCTAAGGACTTAAGATCGAGAAGtttgatattttcttgaaattgcATTTGGGATCATAGTTTTGGCAATTGAACGTGGGTAACTGCAAAAGGAAGATAGAtcagtttatttaatttacttgtttgattgtcttttttttttcaaatgttatgtCATCCATTTTTTCTTATTGTACTTACTATTTACTTCTATGATATATATTTAGTGAGATGCTGTAATGATAGTAGATGATTGAggtcaaaatataaatttgaattgGCATAtgttgtattatttatattttgcaTGTCATTTCATCTTCatctaaattattattattaactgttggggtgcaataattgtccctgcttggtagagcgatcgaaccgtggtgcttgagctgctgtgtggtttaaaagatttgagttgcaccattaccactacctatagtttttggtaaagcggcaagcgctcggtcctacaattggtatcagagccaaggtcacggctTCGATTCTCATTTATTGCAAGGAGTGAAATTATTGatagggagattgttgggtgcaataattatccctgcttggtagagcggtcgaaccgtggtgcttgagctgttgtgcggtttaaaagatttgagctgcaccattaccaccagctatagcttttggtaaagcggtaaacactcggtcctacaattggtatcagagccaaggtcacaggttcgattcccattgattgcaaggagtgcaattattgggagagagattgttgggtgcaataattgtccctgcttgatagagtgatcgaaccgtggtgcttgagctgttgtgcggtttaaaagatttgagtttcaccattaccactagctataatttttggtaaagcggcaagcgctcggtcctacattaACTTTTATTGACagtaaatgcataaaaataacaaCATACTTATCAATAGAAATGAATAAATctatatgaatttataaaaagaTAATTGGACGATATACACTATTAGCACAATAAAAATGGATAGTTTACAGtaataagaaaattaaataatatctgGATATAATAAAATGAGTAAAATGAGTAGAAAGGggaaaaatattgataaatacaaatgaaaaaaagaagaaagaggtACTTCAGCTCATATCGATAGATAACGAAAGAACAACTCCAAAAAATGGAAAATCACAATTGTGGTCTTGTAAATTGAACTTTCTCTATTTTTAGTCAATGAATTTGCACTTTAATAATATAACTTGCATGTTTTtcattctaaaaataaaaattcattataatacgaccaaaaatgaaaaaaatgctactaaaaatacaaattcattGTTAACgttaccaaaaataaaaaattgcaaattGCAGGACTCTCCTTAAACATAACctatttttctatttataggccGTTTGTATGTATTCATTTTcaaagtttatttattatttctgaataaagaaaataacaataatttctTAGCCTAGCAATAAAAAATCAAGATATACGGATATTTTAGCCCACACacttgaaaacaataaattgTGCGACTCTCCCCTTTACTTCACTTCTATTTTTTGTGCGTGGTTGCATACATTTTCTTGCACACAGCaataataaagaaatttaaAGGATGGAATCCAAAGCCAAAACACGATCACAACTCCAAGAAAAAGAAGCACAAGCTGCCCTGGTGGATATATGGAAGTATGTATTTGCTTTCACTCCAATGGCAGTACTAAAATGTGCTATAGAACTTCAAATATCTGAGACCGTTGAATCACATGGAGGATACATCACGCTCCCCGAGCTATCCGTCGCCTTGCACTGCTCCCCCTCTTCCCTCCACCGTATCATGAGATACTTGATCCACCACGGTTTCTTCAAGGAAACTCGGATCATTCGAGACCAAGAATCATCAGTCTGCTACACCCAAACGCCACATTCTCGATTGCTTTTGAAAGATGGCATGGCTGCTTTCATCCTGCTCCAGAGCAGCCCCGTGATGCTCGCCCCGTGGCATGGCCTAAGCGGACGTGCTATGCTGAAAGGTGCTTGTCCGTTTGAGGCCGCACACGGCGGGCTCGACTTATGGAAATATGCGGCAGCAAATCCTGATTATAGTAAATTAATCAATGATGCGATGGCATGCCATGCGAGGTTGGCTGTTTCAGCAATCGTTTATCAGTATCCTGAGGCGTTCGAGGGGATCAGTTCTTTGGTGGACGTTGGTGGTGGGGATGGGACGGCCCTTAACGCCTTGGTGAAGGCTTGTCCGTGGATTCGAGGGGTTAACTACGATCTCCCGCATGTCATTTCTGTCGCACCGCATCGTCAAGGTGTGGAGCATGTTGGTGGCGACATGTTCAAAATGGTTCCCAAGGGCGATGCCGCTTTTCTTATGGTACGTTTCTCCAACATATACATTTATTGATATAAATGACAAGTTGCATgtatgtataaaatataaataggCGGTGTAAACCACTAATTAAAACGTTTATattcttgaatatatatatatatatagtgggTGTTACACGATTGGAGCGACGACGAATGCATTCAAATACTGCGAAATTGTATGGAAGCAATTCCTAGGGACAAGGGGAAGGTGATCATCGTGGAGGCGGTGGTCGAAGTAGGTGAAGGGGTTGATGAGTATAGCGAGATTCGTTTGGCGTTGGACATGGTGATGATGGCTTACACGGAGAAAGGAAAAGAAAGAACTTGGGAAGAATGGGGATGCTTGTTGAACGAGGTTGGCTTTACAAAATACACAGAGAAACGCATTGAAGATGTTTTATCTGTTATAGAAGCTTACCCATGATGGATCTTGAAATGGCCATCCTCATTGTACAATTTGGTCAAAAATGTGTGATGTCATAAATTGTATTGTTGTGGTGAATTCACATGCACGAAATGCAATAATGATGTTGTTAttcatatgttttattttcttaaaatagcttcttcttcttcttttcccTTTTAACGGTGAAATGTCACTCAATCTCAAAAATCACTTCGCATTGTGCTCATGGTTTTCTATCTAAAATTAGTAAAGAGCATATTCAACAAacactaaaaaaaattcttgcaTTTTGATCTTATATATTTGTCTCTTGCgatttttgtcatatatgttACGCCATCGGCTCATACCCGCGTGACTACAAAATGAGCCCATATAGCAACTATTTCCTCATCGTTTTACAAAAATGATCaactcaagttgctatagaagtccattgtagaCCCAttataaatctttaatttttaccatGTTCGATAAGAGATATCATAATCATTGGGTCTACTGGCATGGCTGCTGGTCAGTTTATGGACCTCGAGGGTGGACCAAATGCAGTTGACTTTGTCCAAGAAAAGAAGTTTGGTGATGATATTCTGGAAGCACGATCAGGGACGGAGATTAAGGATGGCGAATCATTGAATTGTTCGTCGATTTTCTGGATCGTTTGGAGTCTACAGCTGTTATGGATCACTTAAAGGCCCATTAATATTGTCTTAGCCCATACTTTTCCTAATTTCATTGATAAAAGCTTCAAAAATTCTAATTGCACTTTTTTTAGGATAAATAATTGATACATTATTATAAACATTAGAAATAAAGTTAGTAAAATGTCGGCATGAGCATTGAATGATGTAGGGACAAAGTTATTAACACATTTTGCAGGCAAAATGTTGACGAAGGAAATTTCGTGGAAAGATggaagacgcgttttatacgcgtcttcacacagtcaaggggctctataaatagagctctccactttcattttgaaatcatctcttcttcgagttttATTTCATCTAATAGCATTtaagtgcttagttctataatatttgtgaggtgttttgttctcctgtattaagagagtgtgtgttctctttggaaacacagtgagtgggttgtacaccgtaaaatattatagtggaaattcttttcatcttgtccgtggtttttaccttaataatttttaggggtcttccacgtaaatctcggtgtctagtttattctttattttcgggtttattatctcaaattctgcacgtaggaCCAACAAGttgtatcagagccttg includes:
- the LOC140985073 gene encoding flavonoid 4'-O-methyltransferase 3-like codes for the protein MESKAKTRSQLQEKEAQAALVDIWKYVFAFTPMAVLKCAIELQISETVESHGGYITLPELSVALHCSPSSLHRIMRYLIHHGFFKETRIIRDQESSVCYTQTPHSRLLLKDGMAAFILLQSSPVMLAPWHGLSGRAMLKGACPFEAAHGGLDLWKYAAANPDYSKLINDAMACHARLAVSAIVYQYPEAFEGISSLVDVGGGDGTALNALVKACPWIRGVNYDLPHVISVAPHRQGVEHVGGDMFKMVPKGDAAFLMWVLHDWSDDECIQILRNCMEAIPRDKGKVIIVEAVVEVGEGVDEYSEIRLALDMVMMAYTEKGKERTWEEWGCLLNEVGFTKYTEKRIEDVLSVIEAYP